From the genome of Spinacia oleracea cultivar Varoflay chromosome 2, BTI_SOV_V1, whole genome shotgun sequence, one region includes:
- the LOC110790659 gene encoding protein ALP1-like produces the protein MATCDFDMCFTFISTGWEGSAHDTRVFLHALNTKEMNFPKPPEGKYYLVDKGYPDRKGYLVPYPKIRYHKDQYKNVPPTNSRESFNRAHSSLRSCIERSFGVLKKRWKILRQMPQFSTKTQIDVIMATFALHNYIRRNSPNDLMFNMLDQNPDYMPCEELPDVNDFRNTENSRVASKEMQVIRDNIASLIWDTE, from the exons ATGGCTACATGTGATTTTGATATGTGCTTCACTTTTATTTCTACCGGGTGGGAAGGTTCCGCTCATGACACCCGTGTTTTTCTTCATGCACTTAACACGAAGGAAATGAACTTCCCCAAACCTCCAGAAG GAAAATATTACTTGGTCGATAAAGGATATCCTGATAGGAAAGGGTACTTGGTACCATACCCAAAGATCAGGTATCATAAAGATCAATATAAAAATGTGCCACCAACAAATTCCAGAGAATCCTTTAATCGTGCTCATTCATCCCTTCGAAGTTGTATTGAGAGATCTTTCGGTGTTTTGAAGAAAAGATGGAAGATATTAAGACAAATGCCGCAATTTAGTACGAAGACACAAATTGATGTCATAATGGCTACTTTTGCCTTACACAACTACATTCggagaaattcaccaaatgactTAATGTTTAACATGCTCGATCAAAATCCAGATTACATGCCATGTGAAGAACTTCCAGATGTTAATGATTTTAGAAACACCGAAAATTCAAGAGTAGCATCCAAAGAAATGCAAGTGATCCGTGACAACATTGCTAGTTTAATATGGGACACTgagtaa